The sequence CGACGCTGCACAATGGCCTGATCCATTCCCGGAACATCATCTCGATCAAGATTCTGGAAGAAATAGGGGTGGATTACGCGATTTCCTATGCTAAAAACATGGGAATAACCTCGCCTTTGGTACGCAACCTCTCTTTGGCCCTCGGCACCGCCGGCGTTACCCTGCAGGAACTTGTCCAGGCTTACGGGGTGCTTGCCAACGGGGGGCAGCGGGTTCAGCCCTTCTTCATCAAAAAGATCGTCGATCGCACCGGACATATCTTTGAAGAGACCCAGCCCAGGTCTGAACAGGTGATGGACCCGCGGATCGCGTTTGTGACGACATGGGTCATGCAGGATGTCGTGGAAAGCGGCACGGCGCAGATGATAAAGAAGCTCGGAAGACCGGTGGCCGGGAAAACCGGGACAACTGACGATACCCGCGACGCCTGGTTCCTCGGTTTCACCCCGTCGCTGGTTGCGGGGGCATGGGTGGGATTCGACCAGGAAAGATCGATGGGACGACAGGAGGTGGGTGGCCGGGCGGCGGCGCCGATCTGGCTCTATTTTGCACAAAAGGCTTTGGAAGAAACGCCTGCCGAGCAATTTCCCGCCCCGGAGGGAATCGTTTTCGTCAAGGTCAGGCAAAAAACCGGTGTGCCGGATCAGGGATCGGGCAAGGATGTGATCTATGAATGTTTTCTCGAAGGAACAACCCCCGATGGCGTCGAGACGATCCTCCCGGAAAATCTGCCCACGGCAATCCCGAGAGCGGAAGTGGAGTCGGATTGATCGTTTGGGTAGGGACGGTTCACGAACCGCTCGTACAGAAAGGTTCTTATGATTGAATTTTATAAGCTAAGCGGCAGCGGCAATGATTTCATATTCATCGACAATATGGACAGAAATCTTCAAGTCGGAGACCTGGCTTCCTTTGCAAAAACCGTCTGTGCGCGGCAGGTTTCCGTTGGAGCGGACGGCCTTATTGTGATTGAACCTTCCGCCAAGGTTGATTTCCGTTGGCGTTTTTTCAACGCCGATGGTTCGGAAGCGGCGATGTGCGGCAACGGAGGGCGCTGCGCCGCGCGCTTTGCCTTCCTTAAGGGAATTGCCGGACCGCGGATGTCCTTTGAAACGATTGCAGGCGTCATCGATGCCGAGATAAAAGACGATGTCGCAAAGATCCATATGACCGCCCCGCACAGCCTTGCTCTGGACGACCAAATCAGGGTCGGGGGAAGGGACATTGCCGTTCACAGCGTGGATACCGGAGTCCCCCATGCAATTCATTTTATAGAAGATATTGATCAGTTCGACGTCTTTCATGTCGGACGGGAAATACGTCGGCATGCCCATTACCAGCCAGCCGGAACCAACGCGAATTTTGTCCTGGTTGTTGACGACCACACGCTTCGGGTACGGACTTACGAGCGGGGCGTCGAGGATGAAACCCTCGCCTGTGGAACCGGCTCCGTCGCCTCGGCCCTGCTCGCCGCCTGCAAGGGTTTCGTCCAGTCGCCGGTTGCGGTCCACGTAAAAAGCGGCGAAATACTGACAATATACTTTAAAAAGACGAACGACGGCTTTACCGATGTTTATTTAGAGGGAAAGGTCGCTGTCGTATATCAGGGAAAACTGTGGGATGAAGCATGGAGGAAGGGGGAATGAGCGTGCAGATTGCCGAGCGTTTGACAAAAATACCGCCTTATCTGTTTATGGAATTGAGGAAAAAGATCGCCGCCGCCAGGGCGGCCGGCGTTGACGTGATCAGTCTCGCGATCGGGGACCCGGTCGAGCCGACCCCGGAGGCGATCATCGCGGAGCTCTGCCTTCAGGCCCGCGACCCGGAAAACCACCGCTATCCGACGGACGAGGAGAAGGGGATGTTCGCCTTTCGCCAGGAGGTCGCCTCCTGGTACAAGAAGCGATATGAGGTCAGCCTTGACCCGGCGACTGAGATACTTGGTCTCATCGGTTCCAAGGAGGGTTGTCGCCATTTTATCACGGCCTGCATCAACCCCGGGGACATTGTGCTGATGACCGACCCCGGTTACCCGG comes from Syntrophobacterales bacterium and encodes:
- the dapF gene encoding diaminopimelate epimerase — translated: MIEFYKLSGSGNDFIFIDNMDRNLQVGDLASFAKTVCARQVSVGADGLIVIEPSAKVDFRWRFFNADGSEAAMCGNGGRCAARFAFLKGIAGPRMSFETIAGVIDAEIKDDVAKIHMTAPHSLALDDQIRVGGRDIAVHSVDTGVPHAIHFIEDIDQFDVFHVGREIRRHAHYQPAGTNANFVLVVDDHTLRVRTYERGVEDETLACGTGSVASALLAACKGFVQSPVAVHVKSGEILTIYFKKTNDGFTDVYLEGKVAVVYQGKLWDEAWRKGE